Proteins found in one Aspergillus puulaauensis MK2 DNA, chromosome 8, nearly complete sequence genomic segment:
- a CDS encoding uncharacterized protein (COG:S;~EggNog:ENOG410PSYC), which yields MDKSEILVHISAPSGAVDDAHYRAQVDAILNFQTHSRETIPLRPGETDSYPSSSHPGTSPFTGAADIINSPPRVSPLPSHLVPTQLGAQKDSLETPLSVIPDSQPQPGVDTECLTIYPEPEPETPQCSSHLTSKRRRVDSPPQALDHLQHDEMQAGSVGGNRNTTTAHTSPIVTPNTVNEGKNPRSTNTIAQLKCPTIPLSLPLEIKPPPPPISTSPFTTHITPTLEMLSTRLKSPRTYSPAEQTRDLDSLERGHWYLRLNLIPSGQDNTHTPAINTSAPTPWDMVLFSRFWTFLSDFIKEGRAGWGVWCILEAEGDEGSNSTSPSKEAEGHSHSTGSVKAQHLVSLKVFTWGEIARHIYLLLFLASERQIRKMGAQWRDAGDKVVIQMP from the coding sequence ATGGACAAATCAGAAATCCTCGTCCACATCTCTGCGCCCAGTGGCGCCGTCGATGATGCTCACTATCGTGCTCAAGTCGACGCCATCTTGAACTTCCAAACTCACTCACGTGAGACCATCCCACTTCGCCCAGGCGAAACAGATTCctatccttcttcctcccatccCGGCACATCACCGTTTACAGGGGCTGCGGATATTATTAATTCACCACCTCGCGTGTCACCGCTCCCTTCACACCTGGTCCCGACACAGCTTGGCGCTCAGAAAGACTCGCTTGAGACCCCTCTCAGTGTTATCCCCGACTCCCAGCCTCAACCAGGTGTCGACACAGAATGTCTGACGATCTATCCGGAGCCGGAACCAGAGACACCTCAATGCTCCTCACATCTCACTTCCAAACGGCGTCGAGTGGATTCCCCTCCACAGGCCCTcgaccatctccaacatgatGAAATGCAAGCTGGAAGCGTAGGAGGGAATCGCAACACCACAACCGCACATACCAGCCCTATTGTCACCCCAAACACGGTCAATGAGGGAAAGAATCCACGGTCAACAAACACTATAGCACAGTTAAAGTGCCCCACGATACCCCTCTCCCTTCCCTTAGAAATAAAACCACCCCCTCCCCCAATCTCTACATCTCCTTTCACTACACATATCACACCAACCCTCGAGATGTTGTCCACGCGTCTCAAGTCTCCTCGAACATACAGTCCCGCAGAGCAAACCAGGGACCTCGACAGCCTCGAGCGAGGACACTGGTATCTCCGCCTGAACCTCATTCCTTCAGGCCAAGATAACACCCACACTCCAGCAATAAACACCTCCGCACCCACACCCTGGGACATGGTTCTCTTCTCCAGATTCTGGACCTTCCTTTCCGATTTCATAAAGGAAGGTCGAGCCGGGTGGGGCGTATGGTGTAttctcgaagctgaaggTGATGAGGGTAGTAATAGTACCTCCCCATCAAAAGAAGCAGAGGGGCACTCCCATTCTACAGGCTCCGTCAAAGCCCAACATTTAGTGTCCCTCAAGGTCTTCACTTGGGGTGAGATCGCTCGTCATATATAcctcctgctcttcctcgccagcgAACGGCAGATCCGCAAAATGGGTGCGCAGTGGCGTGATGCCGGTGATAAGGTCGTTATCCAGATGCCCTAG
- a CDS encoding putative arsenite resistance protein Ars2 (COG:S;~EggNog:ENOG410QDBA;~InterPro:IPR025239,IPR039249,IPR013087,IPR021933, IPR007042;~PFAM:PF04959,PF12066,PF13821): MDSYESYGSPGRGRETSDPYAPRASMDSYRRRSPASQDRRRGRGRSRSPVMIDRYEPSDRRPSRDDYYSASREHTAREREDRRRPPSPIAANIDRYVPGQDGGKRAIQPNPLPNPLTLDFQVGFNWFAEWWRAEQSIKEEKERVKHGGRRPSDRVKGEREAREDRDRERAQIQAAYDTYKVDLQVKMARTFVQQHKNEEWFRERYVPEVRDPLRRMLMDFRVGAYQQWEHDIEGGLFDEFTLEGIYKSESDGAGGVIEKEEGETTAVGETLGVLDLLPARGGDLRDEALSQPALLIKTLAPNVSRHKIEEFCKEHLGEQDGGFKWLSLSDPNPSKKYHRMGWIMLHPADDVAVVERGDGREEEGEEMDQDNVANGSGTVTVSEKALEATNDKTIHDPVHGDFVCHVGVHAPPSQLRKKALWDLFSSPDRVERDLELARRLVSKLDSEMGRGVDGYAKVEDRVEELRGKGWLQTPVTGPVSVKKRKPDFDTDDVDEGEAEEGEEQEEWADDEVDDEELLAKKKKLDLMVEYLRRVYNFCFFCVFECDSIHELTRKCPGGHLRRPRTGLTSQSKAVARASALGQPFPVKKKDPSEEGEEQAPPPSEKEKRSQRFSSKSEQQLQRAFNWVKTFEDKLLQILEPENVDIVKLGGKSVDEALEEELSKHVKQEDESKYRCKVPECSKLFKADHFWRKHIEKRHADWYERIKSDLILVNAYVLDPARIAPSRSDANSNGHFPLNSGQNQTGTPRGFSLAAMPPYLANGPNVPPGFQGVPGGLPGFMGLGNQSWGANSMAGGDHPGLHQPGVMRRGGGRFNSRSGPYDRRGNRHGPQGVGRMSPGRSMLPSGRLPAAAGAPYIPPGHPAAAAFAGAGGFPDAAQQAMGPREAVQGRSLKSYEDLDAVGGAGSGELNY, translated from the exons ATGGATTCGTATGAAAGCTATGGATCCCCCGGGAGGGGCCGTGAAACAAGCGATCCTTATGCGCCCAGGGCGTCAATGGATTCGTATAGGCGCAGATCTCCTG CATCTCAGGATCGGCGGCGTGGACGGGGTCGATCGCGCTCTCCTGTAATGATCGATCGGTACGAGCCTTCCGATCGCAGGCCATCTAGGGACGATTACTACTCGGCATCGCGCGAACATACTGCTCGAGAACGTGAAgatcgccgccgccctcctTCGCCGATTGCAGCGAATATCGACCGTTATGTACCTGGACAAGACGGGGGAAAGCGGGCAATCCAGCCTAACCCGTTACCAAATCCTCTAACCCTTGATTTCCAAGTCGGATTCAATTGGTTTGCCGAATGGTGGCGGGCTGAGCAGTCTATaaaagaggaaaaagaaCGCGTAAAACATGGCGGGCGCCGCCCATCCGACCGTGTAAAGGGAGAACGCGAGGCACGCGAAGACCGGGATAGAGAAAGGGCTCAGATCCAGGCGGCCTACGATACCTATAAGGTGGATCTCCAGGtcaagatggcgaggacaTTCGTTCAGCAGCACAAGAATGAGGAATGGTTTAGAGAACGATACGTTCCTGAAGTACGGGATCCTCTTCGTAGGATGCTCATGGACTTCCGGGTAGGTGCCTATCAGCAGTGGGAGCATGATATTGAAGGAGGTCTCTTTGATGAGTTCACTCTGGAGGGTATCTACAAGAGCGAAAGTGACGGTGCCGGTGGTgtgattgagaaggaggaaggggagaCGACAGCTGTGGGGGAGACTCTCGGCGTGTTGGATTTGCTTCCAGCGAGAGGTGGAGATCTGCGTGACGAAGCCTTGTCTCAGCCAGCGTTGCTTATCAAAACGTTGGCACCGAATGTAAGCCGTCATAAGATCGAAGAGTTTTGCAAGGAACACCTCGGCGAACAGGACGGTGGCTTCAAATGGCTTAGTCTAAGCGACCCGAATCCCTCGAAGAAGTATCATCGGATGGGATGGATCATGCTCCACCCAGCTGATGACGTTGCAGTGGTGGAGAGAGGGgacggaagagaagaagagggcgaagagaTGGACCAAGATAATGTCGCAAACGGGTCAGGGACCGTCACCGTTTCTGAAAAAGCTCTCGAGGCGACCAATGACAAGACAATACATGACCCCGTTCATGGGGACTTTGTCTGCCACGTTGGTGTCCATGCTCCGCCATCTCAGCTTCGAAAGAAGGCGCTGTGGGATCTGTTCTCTTCACCTGACAGGGTTGAGCGTGACCTGGAATTGGCTAGGCGCCTAGTCTCGAAACTTGACTCTGAAATGGGTCGCGGCGTCGATGGCTATGCCAAAGTTGAAGACCGGGTTGAAGAACTACGCGGAAAAGGTTGGCTTCAGACTCCCGTTACTGGCCCTGTCAGTgttaagaaaagaaagcctgATTTTGATACCGACGATGTTGACGAaggtgaggctgaggagggtgaggagcAAGAAGAATGGGCGGATGACGAagtcgatgacgaggaactTTTggcgaagaaaaagaaattggATCTGATGGTTGAATACCTCCGCAGGGTTTATAacttttgcttcttttgtGTTTTTGAGTGCGACTCGATTCATGAACTCACGCGGAAATGCCCCGGTGgacatcttcgccgtccGCGAACTGGCCTTACGTCACAGTCAAAGGCTGTTGCTAGAGCCAGCGCTCTCGGGCAACCATTCCCCGTTAAGAAGAAAGATCCTAGCGAAGAGGGGGAGGAGCAAGCCCCACCCCCaagcgagaaagagaaacgcTCCCAGAGGTTCAGCTCAAAGTCGGAACAGCAGCTCCAGCGCGCATTCAACTGGGTCAAGACGTTTGAGGACAAGCTCCTTCAAATTCTTGAACCAGAGAATGTGGACATCGTCAAGCTTGGTGGAAAGTCTGTTGACGAAGCcttggaggaggaattgTCCAAGCATGTCAAACAGGAGGATGAGTCCAAATACCGATGCAAGGTACCTGAATGCTCCAAGTTGTTCAAGGCAGATCACTTCTGGCGTAAGCATATTGAAAAGAGACATGCGGATTGGTATGAACGTATTAAAAGTGAT CTCATTTTGGTAAACGCTTATGTTCTTGACCCTGCACGCATTGCACCCTCGCGATCTGATGCCAATAGCAACGGCCACTTCCCGCTCAATTCGGGCCAAAACCAGACTGGTACACCTCGCGGATTCAGCCTGGCGGCGATGCCCCCCTACCTCGCTAATGGGCCAAACGTTCCACCTGGATTCCAAGGAGTGCCGGGAGGCCTGCCCGGATTCATGGGGCTCGGCAATCAGTCTTGGGGTGCGAATAGCATGGCTGGTGGCGACCACCCCGGCCTACATCAACCCGGCGTTATGCGCCGTGGTGGGGGTCGCTTCAACAGCCGGTCTGGCCCTTATGATCGACGTGGGAATCGGCATGGACCCCAGGGCGTGGGCCGCATGAGTCCAGGCCGTAGTATGCTGCCTTCTGGCCGTTTGCCAGCAGCCGCAGGAGCTCCCTACATCCCTCCTGGCCATCCTGCCGCTGCGGCCTTCGCTGGAGCCGGAGGTTTTCCTGACGCTGCCCAACAGGCAATGGGACCGCGTGAGGCCGTTCAAGGTCGTAGCCTGAAGAGCTACGAGGATCTTGACGCTGTCGGCGGCGCTGGGAGTGGCGAGTTGAACTACTGA